One window of Deltaproteobacteria bacterium genomic DNA carries:
- a CDS encoding aminodeoxychorismate/anthranilate synthase component II codes for MIVMIDNYDSFTYNLVQYLEEIGAEINVFRNDAVDIPGLEALSPSGLVISPGPGRPDEAGISIDAIHAFTGKIPILGVCLGHQAIGRAFGGEIVSARNLMHGKTSSVTTDGLTIYDRIKSPFTAMRYHSLAISRASLPDVLQITAEADDGEIMGVRHKEHPTEGIQFHPESIMTSVGKRLLRNFYERTNGMLA; via the coding sequence ATGATCGTCATGATCGACAACTATGACTCTTTTACCTACAACCTCGTGCAGTATCTGGAAGAGATCGGTGCAGAAATAAACGTGTTCAGGAACGACGCCGTCGATATCCCCGGACTGGAAGCGCTATCGCCTTCCGGTCTGGTCATTTCTCCGGGACCCGGGCGTCCCGATGAAGCCGGCATTTCCATCGATGCCATTCACGCGTTTACAGGCAAAATTCCCATTCTGGGCGTCTGCCTGGGGCACCAGGCCATCGGCAGGGCTTTTGGCGGCGAGATCGTGTCGGCCCGCAACCTCATGCACGGGAAGACATCGTCGGTTACCACGGACGGCCTGACCATCTACGACCGTATCAAATCGCCTTTTACGGCCATGCGTTATCATTCGCTGGCCATTTCGCGCGCATCCCTGCCGGACGTTTTGCAAATAACCGCCGAGGCGGATGACGGCGAAATCATGGGGGTGCGCCACAAGGAGCATCCCACCGAGGGGATTCAGTTTCACCCGGAGTCGATTATGACGTCGGTCGGCAAACGGCTGTTGAGAAATTTCTATGAACGGACCAATGGGATGTTGGCGTAA
- the aroB gene encoding 3-dehydroquinate synthase — MVKTRTIAGISGRSDIHVGESLDELRQYLPAGRRVAVITDTIVRDLYAKRFPQDAACITIGVGEEVKTMATVEHIFEQLIAMDADRSTFIVGIGGGIVCDIAGLAASLYLRGVDFGYVSTTLLAQVDASVGGKTGVNFGGYKNMVGVFNQPRFVICDTSLLGTLPAGEVSCGFAEIVKHGVIADADMFAYLERNSAGALALDDAVLQHLVVASVDIKAGVVGRDEKEKGERRILNFGHTFGHAIEKSTGLRHGEAVSLGMVIAAALSVERGLLSREDEARIVALLKSLQLPVKIEMDKDAVLDALMKDKKRQGDSIKFVLADGLGGALVQDVGYGELTRIVKRLD, encoded by the coding sequence ATGGTGAAAACACGGACCATAGCGGGAATCAGCGGTCGGTCGGACATCCACGTGGGTGAGTCTCTGGACGAGCTGCGGCAGTATCTGCCGGCGGGCCGGCGTGTGGCCGTCATTACCGACACCATCGTTCGGGACCTGTATGCCAAGCGTTTTCCACAGGACGCCGCCTGCATTACCATCGGCGTGGGTGAAGAAGTCAAAACCATGGCCACCGTGGAGCACATCTTCGAACAACTGATCGCGATGGATGCGGACCGCTCGACATTCATTGTGGGCATCGGCGGGGGCATCGTCTGCGACATCGCGGGACTGGCGGCCTCCCTTTATCTGCGGGGGGTGGACTTCGGTTATGTTTCCACGACCCTCCTGGCCCAGGTGGATGCCAGCGTCGGCGGCAAGACAGGGGTGAATTTCGGGGGCTACAAAAACATGGTGGGGGTTTTCAATCAGCCCCGGTTCGTGATTTGCGACACGAGCCTCCTCGGGACGCTTCCTGCCGGCGAGGTGTCGTGCGGGTTTGCCGAAATCGTCAAGCATGGCGTTATTGCCGATGCCGACATGTTCGCGTACCTGGAACGGAACAGCGCCGGGGCCCTGGCTCTGGATGATGCCGTTTTACAGCATCTGGTGGTTGCCTCCGTCGACATCAAGGCAGGCGTCGTAGGGCGCGACGAAAAAGAAAAGGGGGAGCGGCGTATTCTCAACTTCGGTCACACCTTTGGTCACGCCATCGAAAAATCGACCGGCCTGCGCCATGGCGAGGCGGTCAGCCTCGGTATGGTGATCGCCGCGGCTCTTTCGGTGGAAAGGGGATTGCTGAGCCGGGAGGATGAGGCCAGAATCGTTGCTCTCCTGAAAAGTCTGCAGCTTCCGGTGAAGATAGAGATGGACAAAGACGCCGTGCTGGACGCCCTTATGAAAGATAAAAAGCGGCAGGGCGACAGCATCAAGTTTGTGCTAGCCGATGGCCTGGGCGGTGCGCTCGTACAGGATGTGGGCTATGGAGAGCTGACTCGAATCGTGAAGCGGCTTGACTGA
- a CDS encoding prephenate dehydrogenase/arogenate dehydrogenase family protein, with amino-acid sequence MIGIVGFGRFGRLTTRYLAEDFEVAVYDSGDNASAIEKSGAAAVSLEQACGEEILILSVPISVFGATLEKVRPLLRKDALVVDVCSVKLYPVELMQRLLPAGVSILATHPMFGPDSAADSLKGRKIVLCRERIDEARYLEIKAYLDGKGLFTIEATPDEHDRQISVSLALTHFIGRSLSEFGAQPLGIDTEGYQRLLHVLEVVENDTWQLFVDMHRYNPYTRRHRREMIEALHRLNSKLEKSMEESDA; translated from the coding sequence ATGATCGGTATCGTCGGATTCGGCCGTTTTGGCCGCTTGACGACCCGCTATCTGGCCGAAGATTTCGAGGTGGCGGTGTACGACAGCGGGGACAATGCATCGGCCATAGAGAAGAGCGGCGCTGCGGCCGTTTCGCTCGAACAGGCCTGCGGAGAAGAGATCCTCATCCTGTCGGTGCCCATTTCCGTTTTCGGCGCAACCCTCGAAAAGGTCCGGCCACTGCTCCGAAAGGATGCGCTGGTCGTCGATGTCTGCTCGGTGAAGCTCTATCCGGTTGAGCTGATGCAGAGGCTCCTGCCCGCAGGCGTATCCATTCTGGCAACCCATCCCATGTTTGGCCCGGACAGCGCCGCCGATTCCCTCAAGGGGCGCAAAATCGTTCTGTGCCGGGAGCGGATTGACGAGGCGCGTTATCTCGAGATAAAGGCGTACCTGGACGGCAAGGGCCTGTTTACCATCGAGGCCACGCCGGATGAGCACGATCGCCAGATTTCCGTAAGCCTGGCCTTGACCCATTTCATCGGGCGCAGTCTTTCGGAATTCGGGGCACAGCCCCTGGGTATCGACACGGAAGGCTATCAGCGTCTGCTGCACGTGCTCGAGGTGGTGGAAAATGACACCTGGCAGCTGTTCGTGGACATGCATCGCTACAACCCCTATACCCGCAGGCACAGGCGGGAAATGATCGAGGCCCTCCACCGCCTAAACAGCAAGCTGGAAAAGAGCATGGAGGAAAGCGATGCGTGA
- the aroC gene encoding chorismate synthase — protein MASTFGQVLRVTTFGESHGKGVGVVIDGCPAGMPLTEEDIQVQLDRRRPGQSRLTTDRGETDTVAILSGVENGRTLGVPVTLFVANKDQRPGDYQSLRTVPRPSHADYTYQVKYGTRSSSGGGRASARETIARVAAGAVAEKVIRQLCGIDILAWVSSVGSLDAPGFDWGTIGRADVDVHAVRCPHAETADAMAAMIMAAKDRGDSLGGVITCVCRNVPAGLGEPVFDKMEALLAHAMLSIPATKGFEIGSGFDGTRMRGSEHNDPFVRKGDRLGTQTNNSGGVQGGITNGEPIVFRVAFKPVATIGLAQKTVDFDGNETVLEARGRHDPCVLPRAVPIVEGMTALVLGDMLLMQKMRETAQHALR, from the coding sequence ATGGCGAGTACGTTTGGACAGGTATTGAGGGTGACCACTTTTGGCGAGTCACATGGCAAGGGCGTGGGGGTGGTGATCGACGGGTGCCCGGCGGGCATGCCCCTTACGGAAGAGGATATCCAGGTCCAGCTGGACCGCCGGCGTCCGGGTCAGAGCCGGTTGACCACGGACCGGGGGGAGACGGACACGGTGGCTATTTTGTCGGGAGTCGAAAACGGCCGCACCCTGGGCGTGCCGGTTACGCTTTTCGTGGCCAACAAGGACCAGCGCCCCGGGGACTACCAAAGCCTCAGAACGGTCCCGCGCCCCTCCCATGCCGATTACACCTATCAGGTCAAATACGGCACGCGTTCGTCCAGCGGTGGGGGGCGCGCCAGCGCCAGGGAAACCATTGCGCGCGTGGCCGCCGGGGCGGTGGCGGAAAAGGTGATCCGGCAGCTTTGCGGCATCGACATTTTGGCCTGGGTCAGCTCCGTGGGATCCCTGGATGCGCCCGGTTTTGACTGGGGCACGATCGGCAGGGCGGATGTGGACGTGCACGCGGTCCGCTGCCCCCATGCGGAAACGGCGGATGCCATGGCGGCCATGATCATGGCCGCCAAGGACCGGGGCGACTCCCTTGGCGGCGTGATTACCTGCGTCTGCCGGAATGTCCCCGCCGGGCTGGGCGAGCCGGTGTTTGACAAGATGGAAGCCCTGCTGGCCCACGCAATGCTTTCCATTCCGGCCACCAAAGGCTTTGAAATCGGTTCCGGATTCGACGGCACCCGTATGCGCGGGTCCGAGCACAACGACCCTTTTGTGCGCAAGGGGGACCGCCTGGGAACGCAGACCAACAACAGCGGTGGAGTGCAGGGCGGCATCACCAACGGGGAGCCGATCGTGTTCAGAGTGGCTTTCAAGCCCGTGGCGACCATCGGCCTTGCCCAGAAGACGGTGGACTTTGACGGCAACGAGACGGTCCTGGAGGCCAGGGGGCGCCACGATCCGTGCGTGCTTCCCCGCGCGGTTCCCATCGTGGAGGGCATGACGGCCCTGGTATTGGGGGACATGCTGCTGATGCAGAAAATGAGGGAGACGGCTCAACATGCGCTTCGCTGA
- a CDS encoding pyridoxal phosphate-dependent aminotransferase: protein MRFAERMSRIQASRTVQFTVLMQRLKKEGRRIISFAVGEPEYPTPPEIVRATCDALENGKTRYGAVQGNADLRSRLAERFEGYDGGNILLSNGSKQCLYSIFQTLCGPGDQVIIPRPYWVSFSEQIRLAGAIPVFVDTRAHQLDCEAIAAAVTDRTRIILINNPNNPTGAVYPREDVERVAELALRHDLYILSDEAYEYFTYDGRAFVSPYAIEAVRDRCVVVRSFSKSHCMTGFRVGYVAAPVAFIEALSTLQSHLSGNVCSFAQEGALAALKMDASFVEWMRSDLQRKRDIAYGYAGKLFTCIEPHGAFYLFADVSAHLSGGRTAEDLAAALLEEAGVAVVPGEAFGVQNHIRISYALPEEELVEGFERMAEAL, encoded by the coding sequence ATGCGCTTCGCTGAACGGATGAGCCGCATACAGGCGTCGAGGACGGTGCAGTTCACGGTGTTGATGCAGCGGCTAAAAAAGGAGGGCCGGCGGATTATCAGCTTTGCTGTGGGCGAACCGGAATACCCCACCCCGCCGGAGATCGTTCGAGCCACCTGCGACGCGCTTGAAAACGGCAAGACCCGCTACGGGGCGGTTCAGGGCAACGCCGATCTCCGGTCCAGGCTTGCGGAACGGTTCGAGGGGTATGACGGCGGCAACATATTGTTGTCCAACGGATCCAAGCAGTGTCTCTATTCGATCTTCCAGACGCTTTGCGGTCCGGGCGACCAGGTGATCATTCCCCGGCCGTACTGGGTCAGCTTTTCGGAGCAGATCCGGCTCGCCGGAGCCATCCCGGTCTTCGTGGACACGCGCGCGCACCAGCTCGATTGCGAGGCCATCGCCGCCGCCGTCACCGACAGGACCCGGATCATCCTGATCAACAATCCCAACAACCCGACCGGCGCCGTGTATCCCAGGGAAGACGTGGAGCGCGTCGCCGAATTGGCCCTGAGGCATGATTTGTACATTCTTTCCGACGAGGCCTACGAGTATTTTACCTATGACGGACGGGCCTTTGTAAGCCCCTATGCCATCGAGGCGGTTCGCGATCGCTGCGTGGTCGTCAGGAGCTTTTCCAAGAGTCACTGCATGACCGGATTCAGGGTCGGGTACGTGGCCGCCCCGGTGGCTTTCATCGAAGCCTTGTCCACATTGCAGAGCCACCTGAGCGGGAATGTGTGCAGCTTTGCCCAGGAAGGTGCCCTGGCGGCCCTTAAAATGGACGCTTCCTTTGTTGAATGGATGCGGTCGGACCTGCAGCGCAAGAGGGATATCGCCTACGGATATGCGGGGAAACTGTTTACCTGTATCGAGCCTCACGGGGCTTTCTACCTGTTCGCGGACGTGTCGGCACATTTGTCCGGCGGCAGAACGGCCGAAGACCTGGCCGCCGCACTGCTCGAGGAGGCCGGGGTGGCTGTCGTTCCCGGCGAGGCGTTCGGTGTGCAAAACCACATTCGCATTTCATATGCCCTTCCCGAGGAGGAGCTCGTCGAAGGCTTCGAACGCATGGCGGAGGCGTTATGA
- the aroA gene encoding 3-phosphoshikimate 1-carboxyvinyltransferase, with protein MTEVNETVNTVEIKTGPIRPQTVVVPGSKSFSHRMLIAASLADGCSIIDNCLESDDTTYTVRALKQLGVAIRGGFERLSIEGKGGRFDASEEPIFVGNSGTSMRLLTALVALGRGTYVLTGTDRMQERPLDDLLDGLVQIEVPARALKNNGCPPVEVRGGEGAGGPLRLRCGKSSQYLSAMLLIAPYLEKGVEIEVIEGPVSKPYIDMTIHVMEQFGVHVERSGHRYFKVTGRQSYRSGCYAVEPDGSQAGYFWAAAAVTGSAATVRGTRTDSLQGDIRLVRLLEAMGCRCTEERDGIRLQGGRLEAIDADMADMPDMVPTLAIVSAFARGTTRIRNVAHLRVKESDRLAAVADGLTRMGISAVCTADGLVVEGGNPHGAEIDTFDDHRIAMSFAVAGLAVPGVVIRDAHCVEKSFPNFWEVFSGLYV; from the coding sequence TTGACTGAGGTCAACGAAACAGTGAACACGGTGGAGATAAAAACAGGCCCGATCAGACCGCAGACGGTCGTGGTGCCGGGATCCAAGAGCTTTTCGCACCGGATGCTGATCGCGGCGTCACTGGCGGACGGCTGCAGCATCATCGACAACTGCCTCGAGAGTGACGACACCACATACACCGTCCGGGCATTGAAGCAGTTGGGGGTGGCGATACGGGGCGGCTTTGAGCGCTTGTCGATCGAGGGAAAAGGCGGCCGTTTCGATGCCAGTGAGGAGCCGATATTCGTCGGCAACTCGGGCACATCCATGCGTCTGTTGACGGCCCTGGTTGCACTGGGACGGGGTACATATGTGCTGACCGGCACGGACCGCATGCAGGAGCGGCCGCTGGACGATCTTCTGGACGGCCTCGTCCAGATCGAGGTGCCCGCGCGCGCGCTAAAAAACAACGGGTGCCCCCCGGTGGAAGTCAGGGGAGGTGAGGGCGCAGGCGGCCCGCTGCGCCTGCGCTGCGGCAAAAGCAGTCAGTACTTGTCGGCCATGCTTCTGATTGCGCCGTATCTGGAAAAGGGCGTTGAAATCGAGGTCATAGAGGGGCCGGTTTCCAAACCCTACATCGACATGACCATCCATGTGATGGAGCAGTTCGGCGTGCATGTGGAGAGATCCGGCCACCGCTATTTCAAGGTGACGGGTCGTCAGTCCTACAGGAGCGGCTGTTACGCCGTGGAACCGGACGGTTCCCAGGCCGGTTACTTCTGGGCGGCCGCAGCCGTCACCGGATCAGCGGCAACGGTCCGGGGGACCCGCACGGATTCCCTGCAGGGCGATATCCGCCTGGTGAGGCTGCTCGAAGCTATGGGATGCCGCTGCACCGAGGAACGCGACGGCATTCGACTGCAGGGCGGCAGGCTTGAAGCCATCGATGCAGACATGGCGGACATGCCCGACATGGTGCCGACGCTGGCCATCGTTTCCGCGTTTGCCCGGGGAACGACGCGGATCCGTAACGTGGCCCATCTCAGGGTCAAGGAGAGCGATCGCCTGGCGGCGGTGGCCGACGGACTGACCCGGATGGGCATCTCGGCGGTTTGTACGGCGGACGGCCTGGTGGTGGAAGGCGGCAACCCGCACGGGGCCGAAATCGACACCTTCGACGACCATCGCATTGCCATGAGCTTTGCGGTGGCGGGCCTCGCCGTACCGGGCGTGGTCATCAGGGACGCGCATTGTGTGGAAAAATCGTTTCCCAATTTCTGGGAGGTTTTTTCAGGCCTTTATGTATAG
- a CDS encoding chorismate-binding protein translates to MQIRQFPEREKFCQQARHGNVVPVCAEILADTETPVSLLKKFYRQGKPIFLLESVEGGEKWGRYSFLGVSARCHLKVYRDTVTIQENGSTRTVEHGNDPLAVLKAYMAQFEPVTMPDLPRFWGGLVGYLTYEMVSFFEAIPNHEDADKPLAHFILPDELIIFDNIRHTLFCLVIGFPADDQDPGQVYAAAARRIEALLEEIGKPLPGNGGPEKRSDHKLAVHPEEGAYQPKVEAVKDHIRKGDIIQAVISQPFTCDNPPDPWSLYRAQRYVNPSPYLYFMHYDDMTLVGSSPETMVRLENGVATLRPIAGTRPRGETDRQDRLLADELLKDEKERAEHLMLVDLGRNDLGRVAETGSVQVTDLMIIERYSHVMHMVSNINCDLKRKHDAWDLLKATFPAGTLTGAPKVRAMEIIADMESCARGPYGGAVGYISFSGNLDMAITIRTACIQNGVLTVRAGAGIVADSDPERENQETINKAMAIQKALALVP, encoded by the coding sequence ATGCAAATTCGTCAATTTCCGGAAAGAGAAAAATTTTGCCAACAGGCAAGGCACGGCAACGTCGTCCCGGTCTGTGCCGAGATCCTGGCGGATACGGAAACACCCGTATCGCTGTTGAAAAAATTTTACCGGCAGGGCAAGCCGATATTTCTCCTGGAAAGTGTGGAAGGGGGCGAGAAGTGGGGGCGGTACAGCTTTTTGGGCGTATCCGCGCGCTGCCACCTGAAGGTTTATCGGGATACGGTCACGATTCAAGAGAACGGGTCCACCAGGACCGTCGAGCACGGCAACGATCCACTGGCCGTACTGAAAGCGTACATGGCGCAGTTCGAGCCTGTGACCATGCCGGATCTGCCCCGCTTCTGGGGGGGATTGGTGGGCTATCTGACGTATGAAATGGTCTCTTTTTTCGAGGCGATTCCCAACCACGAAGATGCCGACAAACCGCTGGCACACTTCATTTTGCCCGATGAACTGATCATTTTTGACAACATCCGCCACACGCTTTTCTGCCTGGTGATCGGTTTTCCCGCTGACGACCAGGACCCGGGGCAGGTGTATGCGGCCGCTGCGCGGCGGATCGAGGCCCTTCTAGAGGAGATCGGGAAACCGCTTCCCGGAAATGGCGGGCCGGAAAAGAGGTCGGATCACAAGCTGGCCGTTCACCCGGAAGAGGGAGCGTACCAGCCCAAAGTCGAAGCCGTCAAGGATCACATCCGCAAAGGCGATATCATTCAGGCCGTCATTTCCCAGCCTTTCACCTGCGACAATCCGCCCGATCCGTGGAGCCTTTACCGGGCGCAGCGATACGTCAATCCGTCGCCCTACCTTTACTTCATGCACTACGACGACATGACGCTGGTGGGCTCGTCCCCGGAGACCATGGTGCGCCTCGAAAACGGGGTGGCGACGCTGCGGCCCATTGCCGGCACCAGGCCGCGCGGCGAAACGGACCGGCAGGACCGCCTTCTGGCGGACGAACTGCTGAAAGACGAAAAGGAACGGGCTGAGCACCTCATGCTGGTGGACCTGGGCCGTAACGATCTGGGGCGGGTGGCGGAAACCGGGAGCGTCCAGGTAACCGACCTGATGATCATCGAACGCTACTCCCATGTCATGCACATGGTGTCCAATATCAACTGCGACCTGAAAAGAAAGCACGATGCATGGGATTTGCTCAAGGCGACCTTCCCGGCCGGGACGCTGACAGGGGCGCCCAAGGTGCGGGCCATGGAAATTATTGCCGACATGGAATCCTGCGCACGCGGGCCTTACGGCGGGGCGGTGGGGTATATCTCCTTCAGCGGCAACCTGGACATGGCCATTACTATCCGCACGGCCTGCATCCAGAACGGTGTCCTGACCGTGAGGGCCGGGGCCGGAATCGTAGCCGATTCCGATCCCGAGAGGGAGAACCAGGAGACCATCAACAAGGCCATGGCCATACAGAAGGCGCTTGCGCTGGTGCCTTGA